In Deinococcus reticulitermitis, a genomic segment contains:
- a CDS encoding Tn3 family transposase: protein MPVEFLSDEQAARYGRYHTDPTPEQLTRYFYLSEQDHALIAGRRRDHNKLGFAVQLCTLRFLGTFLSDPTFVPASAVQTLATQLHLDSTVFPDYRRRVSTWYEHQTVILTYTRHRPFDNFQAFRLIRWLYAQLAVSTVRPSVLFDLTTAHLVSQQVVLPGVTVLARLIARVRERVSQQTFEGLTRRLTREQRANLEALLWLPEGQRLTLLEVLRTSPTRVTSPALHAATQRVEQIRAVGVGEVNVNDLPESRQALLARHAQTAWAQTLQRMGEERRLATLLIFVQHLERTATDDVLDLFDALMTTLALKGEAKRRQERWRTLKDLDQAALVLQDAVRVLLDTDIPEGDIRQVVFGQVGETRLREAVSTVWELASEDDDPAPQALSGSYTTVRRFLPALLSVIELAGTPSAKPLLDAWKFLQRMEAGGRGKPRWSEAPRTFVPRSWERRVFPLRGEVNHQAYTLCVLERLQQAIKRREVFAPGGERYADPRSDLLQGPAWEAARDDLSRALSRSLDPGMELELLRTELGVAYREVEENLTHNTALNLEVREGHTRVNLTPLEAQPEPLTLLHLREQVGRRLPPVDLAALLLEVHTFTGFAGAFTHLTDGKAQVRDLPLSVCAVLLAQACNIGLKAVARAEHPALTLSRLSWVQQNYVRADTMTGANARLVDAQAELPLAQSWGGGEVASADGLRFVVPVRTVSAGWNSKYFGAQRGVTYYNFTSDQFTGFHGIVVPGTLRDSLFILAGLLEQQTRLDPREIMADTHGYSDVVFGLFTLLGYRFSPRLADLADQRFWRLEKDADYGALNDLSRHVVNERRIAEHWEDMLRLAGSLKLGKVKATAVMRTLQRGGSLSGLGRAVAELGRVEKTLYLLAYVQDEAYRRRILVQLNRGEGRHAVARAVFHGRKGELRQRYREGMEDQLGALGLVVNAIVLWNTRYMGVALSDLQRSGTVVNDEDVARLSPLLHEHVNMLGRYDFTLPDEIASGQLRPLRDPDSSEAFLAQIP, encoded by the coding sequence ATGCCCGTTGAATTCCTCAGCGACGAACAGGCCGCGCGCTACGGGCGCTACCACACCGACCCCACTCCCGAGCAGCTCACCCGTTACTTCTACCTCAGCGAACAAGACCATGCCCTGATCGCGGGGCGTCGACGCGACCACAACAAGCTGGGCTTTGCCGTCCAACTCTGTACCCTGCGCTTCCTGGGCACGTTCCTCTCCGATCCTACGTTCGTTCCCGCGAGTGCCGTTCAGACCCTGGCCACCCAGCTTCACCTCGACTCCACGGTCTTTCCCGACTACCGGAGGCGAGTCAGCACCTGGTACGAGCACCAGACGGTTATCCTGACGTACACGCGACACCGCCCTTTCGACAATTTCCAGGCGTTCCGCTTGATTCGCTGGCTGTACGCTCAACTCGCCGTCAGCACCGTTCGCCCCAGTGTCCTGTTCGACCTGACGACCGCGCACCTCGTCTCCCAGCAGGTGGTGCTTCCCGGCGTGACGGTCCTGGCCCGCCTGATCGCTCGCGTGCGCGAGCGGGTCAGTCAGCAGACCTTTGAGGGCCTGACCCGCCGACTGACCCGCGAACAGCGGGCCAACCTCGAAGCTTTGCTGTGGCTGCCGGAAGGTCAGCGCCTGACGCTGCTGGAAGTGCTGCGCACTTCCCCCACCCGCGTGACATCCCCGGCACTTCACGCCGCAACTCAGCGCGTGGAGCAGATCCGGGCCGTGGGCGTCGGGGAGGTCAACGTGAATGACCTTCCCGAGTCCCGGCAGGCCCTCCTCGCCCGGCACGCTCAGACAGCCTGGGCACAGACCTTGCAACGGATGGGGGAGGAACGGCGGCTGGCGACCCTGCTGATCTTCGTCCAGCACCTGGAACGCACGGCGACCGATGATGTTCTGGACCTGTTCGATGCCCTGATGACCACCCTGGCCCTCAAGGGGGAAGCGAAGCGGCGGCAGGAACGCTGGCGCACCTTGAAGGACCTTGACCAGGCGGCCCTGGTGTTGCAGGACGCGGTGCGCGTCCTGCTCGACACAGACATCCCCGAGGGGGATATCCGCCAGGTCGTGTTTGGTCAAGTGGGTGAAACCCGGCTCCGCGAGGCCGTGTCCACCGTGTGGGAACTGGCCAGTGAGGACGACGATCCAGCACCGCAGGCCCTGAGCGGCTCTTACACGACGGTCCGGCGCTTCCTGCCCGCGCTGCTGAGCGTGATCGAGCTGGCCGGAACACCCAGTGCAAAACCCCTGCTGGACGCCTGGAAATTCCTCCAGCGGATGGAAGCGGGCGGGCGGGGCAAACCCAGGTGGAGTGAGGCCCCCCGAACGTTCGTGCCCAGGTCCTGGGAACGCCGGGTGTTTCCGCTCAGAGGTGAGGTCAATCATCAGGCCTACACCCTCTGCGTGCTGGAACGCCTGCAACAGGCGATCAAGCGCCGCGAGGTGTTCGCGCCGGGTGGCGAGCGGTACGCTGACCCCCGTTCAGACCTGTTGCAGGGCCCGGCCTGGGAAGCTGCACGGGACGATCTGTCCCGTGCCCTGAGCCGCTCCCTCGATCCGGGGATGGAACTGGAGCTGCTGCGCACCGAGCTGGGTGTTGCCTACCGTGAAGTTGAGGAGAACCTGACGCACAACACTGCACTAAACCTGGAGGTGCGGGAGGGCCACACGCGGGTGAACCTCACCCCTCTCGAAGCGCAGCCGGAACCGCTCACCCTGCTGCATCTGCGCGAGCAGGTGGGCCGGCGCCTGCCGCCGGTGGACCTGGCCGCGCTGCTTCTGGAAGTTCATACCTTCACCGGATTTGCAGGTGCGTTCACGCACCTGACCGACGGGAAGGCGCAGGTGCGGGATCTCCCTCTGAGTGTCTGCGCGGTTCTGCTCGCGCAGGCCTGCAATATCGGCCTGAAGGCCGTCGCCCGGGCAGAGCATCCGGCCCTGACCCTCTCACGTCTGTCGTGGGTGCAGCAGAACTACGTCCGAGCGGACACCATGACCGGCGCGAATGCTCGACTGGTGGATGCCCAGGCCGAGCTGCCGCTGGCACAGAGCTGGGGCGGTGGGGAGGTTGCTTCCGCCGATGGACTGCGCTTTGTGGTGCCCGTCCGTACGGTGAGTGCGGGTTGGAACAGTAAATACTTCGGTGCTCAGCGGGGCGTAACGTACTACAACTTCACCAGTGACCAGTTCACGGGCTTTCACGGCATCGTCGTGCCGGGGACGCTGCGGGATTCGCTGTTCATCCTGGCGGGTCTGCTGGAGCAGCAGACCCGGCTCGATCCCCGCGAGATCATGGCGGACACGCATGGGTACAGTGATGTGGTGTTCGGCCTGTTCACATTGCTGGGCTACCGGTTCAGTCCCCGCCTCGCTGATCTTGCAGATCAGCGGTTCTGGCGTCTGGAGAAGGACGCCGATTATGGTGCCCTGAACGACCTGAGCCGCCATGTGGTGAATGAGCGGCGGATCGCAGAACACTGGGAGGACATGCTGCGGCTGGCCGGGTCATTGAAGCTCGGCAAGGTGAAAGCGACGGCGGTGATGCGGACGCTTCAGCGGGGAGGGAGCCTCTCAGGGTTGGGGCGGGCGGTGGCGGAACTGGGCCGGGTCGAGAAGACCCTGTACCTGCTGGCCTACGTGCAGGACGAGGCGTACCGTCGGCGTATCCTGGTGCAGCTCAACCGTGGGGAGGGACGGCACGCGGTGGCGCGTGCCGTGTTTCACGGCCGCAAAGGGGAGTTGCGCCAGCGGTACCGGGAAGGGATGGAAGATCAGTTGGGCGCGCTCGGTCTGGTGGTCAACGCCATCGTGTTGTGGAACACGCGGTATATGGGGGTGGCACTGAGCGATCTGCAGCGGTCAGGGACGGTGGTGAACGACGAGGATGTGGCGCGGCTGTCCCCGTTGCTGCATGAGCATGTGAACATGCTCGGCCGGTATGATTTCACGCTCCCGGATGAGATCGCCAGCGGGCAGCTCAGGCCCCTGCGCGACCCGGACAGCTCCGAAGCCTTCCTCGCTCAGATCCCTTAG